The genomic window ACCGGCCCAGGATGGCGGGACCCAGCATCAGGCCCGTGCCCGCCGCGGCCAGGGTGATGGCCATGGTGTTGAGTTCGCGTGAACGGGCGATCTGGCCTTTTTCACGCGCCTCCTTGAGCCGTTTGGGCGTCGCCTGTTCTGTACGTTCCTGCGAATCGTCGCGCGCCATGTCACATCCCCGCCACGCGGCCCATGAGTTCGAAGGTGTTGGTCAGCAGACTGCCGAAGCGTGGCACCAGGGTGGGCAGGCTGAGCAGGATGAGCGCGAATCCCATCACCAGGGTGATGGGGAAACCGACCGCGAAGATATTGAGCTGGGGCGCCGCGCGGGTGATCACGCCGAAGGCGAGATTCACCAGCAACAGCGAAGCCACGGCCGGCAGCGCCACCAGCAGACCCGCGGCGAACATCTGCCCGCCCCAGCGTGCGACCTGCCAGAAGACCTCGCCGTTCAGCCCGGGCGTGCCGACCGGCAGGGAACGAAAACTGCGCGCCGCCATCTCGATCAGAAACAAATGCCCGTTGAGGGCGAGAAACAGCAGCGTGCCGAGAATGAGGTAATACTGGCTGACCACCGGCACCTGTACGCCGTTCTGCGGATCGACCAGGGTGGCGAAGCCCAGCCCCATGCTCAGGCCGACGGCCTCCCCCGCCATGACCAGCGCGCTGAACACCATGTGCAGCACGAACCCCATGGCCGCGCCAATCAGCACCTGATAGCCCGTCACCAGCAGGCCCGACAGACTGAACGGATCGATCGACGGTACCGGCGGAATCAGATCATGGATCGCCCAGGTCAGCACCAGGGCGAGCGCGATGACCACGCGGACCGGCACGGTGCGCGCGCCGAACAGCGGCGCGGCCACCAGCATGGCGGCGATGCGGATGAACGGCCAGTACAGGCCCGCCATCCAGCCCGTCAGTTGATCCGCCGACAACGTCATGGGCAGGCCTAGCTGATCAGTCCCGGGATGCTGGTGATCAGCTGCCGGGTATAGCTCACGGCGAGATCCAGCATCCAGTGGCCGGTGAGGAACAGCACCGCCGCCATGGCGATGAGTTTGGGAATGAAGCTCAGGGTCATTTCCTGAATCTGCGTCGCGGCCTGCAGCATGCCGATCAGCACGCCGACCGCCAGCCCGGTGAGCAGCAGAGGCGAGGCCAGCATCATGGTGACCTTCATCGCCTGCTTGCCGATTTCCAGTATCGCGTCGGGTCCCAGCATATCGGTGCTCCAATCAGTGATAAAAACTCGAAGCCAGCGAGCCCATCACCAGCGACCAGCCGTCGACCAGGACGAACAGGATGAGCTTGAACGGCAGGGAAATGAGCATGGGCGAGAGCATCACCATGCCCATCGACATCAGTACGCTGGCCACCACCAGGTCGATGATCAAAAACGGGATCAGGATCAGAAAACCGATCTGGAAGGCCGTCTTCAGCTCGCTGGTCACGAATGCCGGCACCAGCAGGGAAAACGGCACGTCCTTGGGCGTGTTGAACTTACCGTGCCCGGCGATACGCGCGAACATGGCCAGATCGCTTTCGCGCGTCTGGTTCAACATGAAGGTGCGAAACGGCCGCTCCCCGGTCTGCAGGGCGCTCTGCACCGACAGCTTGCCCTGCAGATAGGGCTGCACGGCCTGCCGATAGGTCTGGTTGAACACCGGAGACATGACGAAAAAGGTCAAAAAAAGCGCCAGGCCGAGCAGCACCTGATTGGATGGCGTCTGGGTGGTGCCCAGACCCTGGCGCAGTATCGCCAACACCACGATGATGCGGGTAAAGGAAGTCATCATGATGAGCACGGCGGGCAGGAAGCTCAGCACCGTCATCAGCGCCAGCACCTGCAGGCTCACCGAATACGTCTCGCCGCCGTGCCCGCCCGGGGTGACGGTCAACAGCGGTATGTTCCCCGGCGCGGCCGCGGCCAGACCCGGCAGCAACGGCAGGATGCCCGCAAGCAGCCAGATCACGCGCTTCATGAAACGGCCCTCCGACCCAATGCGGTCTTGAGCCGTTCGGCGAATCCCGCCGCTTCGCCGCCCCGGGGCGAATCGACCGGCAGGGGCTCGGCGAGTACATGCAGGCGCGACACCCGCCCGGGGGCGACGCCAAGCA from Gammaproteobacteria bacterium includes these protein-coding regions:
- the fliR gene encoding flagellar biosynthetic protein FliR, with product MTLSADQLTGWMAGLYWPFIRIAAMLVAAPLFGARTVPVRVVIALALVLTWAIHDLIPPVPSIDPFSLSGLLVTGYQVLIGAAMGFVLHMVFSALVMAGEAVGLSMGLGFATLVDPQNGVQVPVVSQYYLILGTLLFLALNGHLFLIEMAARSFRSLPVGTPGLNGEVFWQVARWGGQMFAAGLLVALPAVASLLLVNLAFGVITRAAPQLNIFAVGFPITLVMGFALILLSLPTLVPRFGSLLTNTFELMGRVAGM
- the fliQ gene encoding flagellar biosynthesis protein FliQ, with product MGPDAILEIGKQAMKVTMMLASPLLLTGLAVGVLIGMLQAATQIQEMTLSFIPKLIAMAAVLFLTGHWMLDLAVSYTRQLITSIPGLIS
- the fliP gene encoding flagellar type III secretion system pore protein FliP (The bacterial flagellar biogenesis protein FliP forms a type III secretion system (T3SS)-type pore required for flagellar assembly.) translates to MKRVIWLLAGILPLLPGLAAAAPGNIPLLTVTPGGHGGETYSVSLQVLALMTVLSFLPAVLIMMTSFTRIIVVLAILRQGLGTTQTPSNQVLLGLALFLTFFVMSPVFNQTYRQAVQPYLQGKLSVQSALQTGERPFRTFMLNQTRESDLAMFARIAGHGKFNTPKDVPFSLLVPAFVTSELKTAFQIGFLILIPFLIIDLVVASVLMSMGMVMLSPMLISLPFKLILFVLVDGWSLVMGSLASSFYH